From the genome of Pseudomonas yamanorum, one region includes:
- a CDS encoding 4'-phosphopantetheinyl transferase family protein: MNSLPACCTPLDAHWPLPVALPGTVLLSTRFDPALLAIGDFQRSAVSPPASIQRSVAKRQAEFLAGRLCARAALQQLDGLDCVPAIGEDRAPIWPAHISGSITHSTGHAAAIVAHKTQWRGLGMDLENLLTLERAERLAGEILTPDELQRMGAGPREQIAQLVTLTFSAKESLFKALYPIVQKRFYFEHAELLEWSDTGHARLRLLTDLSAEWCHGKELEAQFAVDDGQLLTLVAVAAVEP, encoded by the coding sequence ATGAATTCCCTACCCGCCTGCTGCACCCCACTTGATGCCCATTGGCCGCTGCCCGTTGCCTTGCCCGGCACGGTCTTGCTGAGCACCCGTTTTGACCCGGCGCTGCTGGCCATCGGCGACTTCCAGCGCAGCGCCGTGTCGCCGCCCGCGAGCATCCAGCGGTCGGTGGCCAAGCGCCAGGCGGAGTTTCTGGCCGGTCGCCTGTGTGCCCGCGCGGCCTTGCAACAGTTGGACGGGCTGGATTGCGTGCCGGCGATCGGCGAGGACCGCGCGCCGATCTGGCCTGCCCATATCAGCGGCTCGATCACCCACAGCACCGGCCACGCGGCAGCCATCGTCGCCCACAAGACACAATGGCGCGGGCTGGGGATGGACCTGGAGAACCTGCTGACCCTGGAGCGCGCGGAGCGCCTGGCCGGGGAAATCCTGACACCGGATGAATTGCAGCGCATGGGCGCCGGCCCGCGAGAGCAGATCGCGCAACTGGTGACGCTGACGTTTTCGGCCAAAGAGAGCCTGTTCAAGGCGCTCTACCCGATCGTGCAGAAGCGCTTCTATTTTGAGCATGCCGAGTTGCTGGAATGGTCGGATACCGGCCATGCGCGGCTGCGGTTGCTGACAGACCTGTCGGCAGAGTGGTGCCATGGCAAGGAGCTGGAGGCGCAGTTTGCGGTGGATGACGGGCAATTATTGACCCTGGTGGCCGTAGCAGCTGTCGAGCCTTAG
- a CDS encoding dicarboxylate/amino acid:cation symporter — MTTRQPLYKSLYFQVIVAIVIGILLGHFYPQTGVALKPLGDGFIKLIKMVIAPIIFCTVVSGIAGMQSMKSVGKTGGYALLYFEVVSTIALLIGLIVVNVVQPGAGMHIDVATLDASKVAAYVTAGADQSIVGFLLNVIPNTIVGAFATGDILQVLMFSVIFGFALHRLGAYGKPVLDFIDRFAHVMFNIINMIMKLAPIGALGAMAFTIGAYGVGSLVQLGQLMICFYITCILFVVVVLGAICRAHGFSVLKLIRYIREELLIVLGTSSSESALPRMLIKMERLGAKKSVVGLVIPTGYSFNLDGTSIYLTMAAVFIAQATDTHMDITHQITLLLVLLLSSKGAAGVTGSGFIVLAATLSAVGHLPVAGLALILGIDRFMSEARALTNLVGNAVATLVVAKWVKELDEDKLQVELASGGRGISDTREEDDLGVAEGPAPTVVK; from the coding sequence ATGACGACTCGTCAGCCACTGTACAAATCCCTGTATTTCCAGGTGATCGTTGCAATCGTTATCGGTATTTTGCTCGGTCACTTCTACCCGCAGACCGGCGTGGCCCTCAAGCCACTGGGTGACGGCTTCATCAAGCTGATCAAAATGGTCATTGCCCCGATCATCTTCTGCACCGTTGTCAGCGGCATCGCTGGCATGCAAAGCATGAAATCGGTCGGCAAAACCGGCGGCTACGCGCTGCTGTACTTCGAAGTCGTCTCCACCATTGCCCTGCTGATCGGCCTGATCGTGGTCAACGTTGTGCAACCGGGCGCCGGCATGCACATCGACGTGGCTACCCTGGACGCCTCTAAAGTCGCTGCCTATGTGACTGCCGGTGCAGACCAGAGCATCGTTGGCTTCCTGCTGAACGTGATCCCGAACACCATCGTCGGTGCGTTCGCGACCGGTGACATCCTGCAAGTCCTGATGTTCTCGGTGATCTTCGGTTTCGCCCTGCATCGCCTGGGTGCCTACGGCAAGCCGGTGCTGGACTTCATCGATCGCTTTGCCCACGTGATGTTCAACATCATCAACATGATCATGAAGCTCGCGCCAATCGGTGCCCTGGGCGCCATGGCGTTCACCATCGGTGCCTACGGCGTAGGGTCGCTGGTGCAGCTCGGTCAGTTGATGATCTGCTTCTACATCACCTGCATCCTGTTCGTGGTCGTGGTGCTGGGCGCCATCTGCCGCGCACACGGCTTCAGCGTCCTGAAACTGATCCGCTACATCCGTGAAGAACTGCTGATCGTACTGGGTACTTCCTCGTCCGAATCCGCACTGCCACGCATGCTGATCAAAATGGAACGCCTGGGCGCCAAGAAGTCGGTCGTCGGCCTGGTTATCCCGACTGGCTACTCCTTCAACCTGGACGGTACTTCGATCTACCTGACCATGGCCGCCGTGTTCATCGCCCAGGCGACTGACACCCACATGGACATCACCCACCAGATCACCCTGTTGCTGGTACTGCTGCTGTCCTCCAAAGGCGCTGCTGGCGTGACCGGTAGTGGCTTCATCGTACTGGCCGCTACTCTGTCGGCCGTTGGCCACCTGCCGGTTGCCGGTTTGGCGCTGATCCTGGGTATCGACCGCTTCATGTCGGAAGCCCGCGCACTGACCAACCTGGTAGGCAACGCGGTTGCCACCCTGGTTGTGGCCAAGTGGGTCAAGGAACTGGACGAAGACAAGCTGCAAGTCGAACTGGCTTCCGGTGGTCGCGGTATCTCCGACACCCGTGAAGAAGACGACCTGGGCGTGGCCGAAGGCCCGGCTCCAACCGTCGTCAAGTAA
- the ttcA gene encoding tRNA 2-thiocytidine(32) synthetase TtcA encodes MGTLTVNQNKLQKRLRRQAGEAVADFNMIEEGDKVMVCLSGGKDSYTMLDVLMHLQKVAPIKFEIVAVNMDQKQPGFPEHVLPAYLKALGIEYHIVEKDTYSVVKELVPEGKTTCSLCSRLRRGTLYTFADEIGATKMALGHHRDDIVETFFLNMFFNGSLKAMPPKLRADDGRNVVIRPLAYCHEKDIQAYSDLKQFPIIPCNLCGSQENLQRQVVKDMLQDWDRKTPGRVDSIFRSLQNVQPSQLADRNLFDFTSLRIDESAASRFVNVVNL; translated from the coding sequence ATGGGCACTCTTACGGTCAACCAGAACAAACTGCAAAAACGCCTGCGTCGCCAGGCCGGTGAAGCAGTCGCCGATTTCAACATGATCGAAGAGGGCGACAAGGTCATGGTCTGCCTGTCTGGCGGCAAAGACAGCTACACCATGCTCGACGTGCTGATGCACCTGCAAAAGGTCGCGCCGATCAAGTTCGAGATCGTCGCCGTGAACATGGACCAGAAGCAGCCGGGCTTTCCCGAGCATGTGCTGCCGGCCTACCTCAAGGCATTGGGGATCGAGTACCACATCGTCGAGAAAGACACTTACTCGGTGGTCAAGGAACTGGTCCCGGAAGGCAAGACCACCTGCTCGCTGTGTTCGCGCCTGCGCCGTGGCACGCTCTACACCTTTGCCGACGAGATCGGCGCGACCAAGATGGCCCTGGGTCACCACCGCGACGACATCGTCGAAACCTTCTTCCTCAACATGTTCTTCAACGGCAGCCTCAAGGCCATGCCGCCCAAGCTGCGGGCCGACGACGGGCGCAACGTGGTGATCCGCCCATTGGCCTACTGCCATGAGAAGGACATCCAGGCGTACTCCGACCTCAAGCAATTCCCGATCATCCCGTGCAACCTCTGCGGCTCCCAGGAAAACCTGCAGCGCCAGGTGGTCAAGGACATGCTCCAGGACTGGGACCGCAAGACCCCGGGCCGCGTCGACAGCATCTTCCGCAGTCTGCAGAACGTGCAGCCGTCTCAGTTGGCTGACCGTAACCTGTTTGACTTCACCAGCCTGCGTATCGACGAAAGTGCGGCGTCGCGCTTCGTCAATGTAGTGAACCTCTGA
- a CDS encoding ATP-binding protein, producing the protein MNSIFLRIYGGMCAALILVALLGVLALHLLNEVRSGQYRERLAHGTFALMGDNLQPMSAIERRRALAVWERLLGIPLELQTVAEAHLDLSQRTRLQRGQVLVEQTGPHAARVLRLVSDQEQLLLTGEVQQISEQLARATIYLLADELVRFPVAEQPQKLADLKEAKGFGFEMHLVMLDQADMDQDQRRRVSEGDTVMALGKGGDSIRVFAGMVGTPWVLEIGPLYQMNPYPPQWLILIALISLTLIGLIVYLLVRQLERRLSGLEAAATRIAKGSLEVRVPARGADSVGRLAAAFNGMAEHLQRLLAIQRELVRAVSHELRTPVARLRFGLEMIGDAATPEARRKYMEGMDSDIQDLDGLVDEMLTYARLEQGSPALNFQRVDLSALLDQVIDELSPLRPEINVARGICLSSAHWDDAWVEAEPRYLHRALQNLVSNAMRHAQGRVLISYQVGQVRCRIDVEDDGPGVPESAWERIFTPFLRLDDSRTRASGGHGLGLSIVRRIIYWHGGRALISKSNNLGGACFSLSWPRDQEKPRP; encoded by the coding sequence GTGAACTCGATCTTCCTGCGCATCTACGGCGGCATGTGCGCGGCGCTGATTCTGGTGGCGTTGCTCGGCGTACTGGCCCTGCACCTGCTCAATGAAGTGCGCAGCGGCCAGTACCGCGAGCGCCTGGCCCATGGCACCTTCGCGCTGATGGGCGACAACCTGCAACCCATGAGCGCCATCGAACGCCGCCGCGCCCTGGCAGTGTGGGAGCGCTTGCTGGGCATCCCGCTGGAATTGCAGACCGTGGCCGAGGCGCATCTGGACCTGAGCCAGCGCACCCGACTGCAACGCGGCCAGGTGTTGGTGGAGCAAACCGGCCCCCACGCGGCCAGGGTGCTGCGGTTGGTCAGCGATCAGGAGCAACTGTTACTCACCGGCGAAGTCCAGCAAATCAGCGAACAACTGGCCCGCGCGACCATTTACCTGCTGGCCGATGAGCTGGTGCGTTTCCCGGTGGCCGAGCAACCGCAAAAACTTGCGGACCTGAAAGAGGCCAAGGGCTTTGGTTTCGAGATGCACTTGGTGATGCTCGATCAGGCGGACATGGACCAGGACCAGCGCCGCCGCGTGTCCGAGGGCGATACGGTGATGGCCCTGGGCAAGGGCGGTGATTCGATCCGGGTGTTTGCCGGGATGGTCGGCACGCCGTGGGTCTTGGAAATCGGCCCGCTGTACCAGATGAACCCGTACCCGCCGCAGTGGCTGATCCTGATCGCGTTGATCAGCCTGACCCTCATCGGCTTGATCGTCTATTTACTGGTGCGCCAACTGGAGCGGCGCTTGAGTGGCCTGGAAGCTGCCGCCACGCGCATCGCCAAGGGCAGCCTGGAAGTACGGGTGCCGGCCCGGGGGGCCGATTCGGTGGGGCGCCTGGCGGCGGCGTTTAATGGCATGGCCGAACACCTGCAACGTCTGTTGGCGATCCAGCGCGAACTGGTGCGCGCGGTATCTCATGAGTTGCGCACCCCGGTGGCGCGCCTGCGGTTCGGTCTGGAGATGATTGGCGACGCGGCCACGCCTGAAGCGCGGCGCAAGTACATGGAAGGCATGGACAGCGACATCCAGGACCTTGACGGCCTGGTAGATGAAATGCTGACTTATGCGCGACTGGAGCAGGGTTCGCCGGCACTGAATTTCCAGCGGGTCGACCTCAGCGCGTTGCTTGATCAGGTGATTGATGAGCTGTCGCCGCTGCGCCCGGAAATCAACGTGGCGCGGGGCATCTGCCTGTCCTCTGCCCATTGGGATGATGCGTGGGTGGAGGCCGAACCGCGTTACCTGCATCGAGCGCTGCAAAACCTGGTGAGCAACGCCATGCGCCATGCCCAGGGGAGGGTGCTGATCAGTTACCAGGTGGGTCAGGTGCGTTGCCGCATCGACGTGGAAGACGACGGCCCGGGCGTACCGGAAAGCGCCTGGGAGCGGATCTTCACCCCGTTCCTGCGCCTGGATGACAGCCGTACTCGCGCGTCGGGTGGGCACGGGTTGGGATTGTCGATTGTGCGGCGGATCATTTATTGGCACGGCGGCCGGGCGTTGATCAGCAAGAGCAACAACCTGGGTGGCGCGTGTTTCAGTCTGAGTTGGCCACGGGACCAAGAGAAACCCCGCCCGTAG
- a CDS encoding SprT family zinc-dependent metalloprotease, whose product MPEQLNTRVEDCFLQAESFFKRSFKRPQVSLKLRGQKAGVAHLHENLLRFNPQLYRENSQHFLKQTVAHEVAHLIAHQLFGERIQPHGEEWQLIMRGVYELPPDRCHTYEIQRRRVTRYIYRCPCADSDFPFSPQRHGLVSQGRRYLCRRCRQTLVFTGETRVE is encoded by the coding sequence ATGCCCGAGCAACTCAATACCCGCGTCGAAGATTGTTTCCTGCAAGCCGAATCCTTTTTCAAACGAAGCTTCAAACGCCCCCAGGTCAGCCTCAAGCTGCGGGGCCAGAAGGCCGGTGTCGCGCATTTGCACGAGAACCTGCTGCGCTTCAACCCGCAGCTGTACCGTGAAAACAGCCAACACTTCCTTAAACAGACGGTCGCCCATGAAGTGGCGCACCTGATTGCCCACCAATTGTTTGGCGAGCGCATCCAGCCCCATGGCGAAGAATGGCAGTTGATCATGCGTGGGGTTTACGAACTGCCGCCGGATCGTTGCCACACCTATGAAATCCAGCGACGGCGCGTGACGCGGTATATCTACCGCTGCCCGTGTGCGGACAGTGACTTTCCGTTTTCGCCGCAGCGTCATGGGCTGGTGAGCCAGGGGCGGCGGTATTTGTGTCGCAGGTGTCGGCAGACGTTGGTATTTACCGGGGAAACTCGCGTCGAGTGA
- a CDS encoding response regulator: MEHEAWQVLIIEDDERLAELTRDYLESNGLRVSVEGNGALAAARIIAEQPDLVILDLMLPGEDGLSICRKVREDYDGVILMLTARTDDMDQVLGLDMGADDYVCKPVRPRLLLARIQALLRRSESVEPAIPEKQRRLQFGPLVVDNALREAWLHDGGIELTSAEFDLLWLLVANAGRILSREEIFTALRGIGYDGQDRSIDVRISRIRPKIGDDPIHPRLIKTIRSKGYLFVPEAAAELTP; the protein is encoded by the coding sequence GTGGAGCATGAAGCCTGGCAGGTATTGATTATCGAGGACGACGAGCGATTGGCCGAGTTGACCCGTGACTATCTGGAGAGCAACGGCCTGCGGGTGTCGGTGGAGGGTAACGGGGCCCTGGCGGCCGCGCGGATCATTGCCGAACAGCCGGACCTGGTAATCCTCGACCTGATGTTGCCCGGCGAAGACGGCCTGAGCATTTGCCGCAAGGTGCGCGAGGACTACGACGGGGTGATCCTGATGCTGACTGCGCGCACCGACGACATGGACCAGGTGCTGGGCCTGGACATGGGCGCCGACGACTACGTGTGCAAACCCGTACGCCCGCGTCTGTTGCTGGCACGCATCCAGGCCCTGCTGCGGCGCAGCGAAAGCGTTGAACCGGCCATCCCCGAAAAACAGCGGCGCCTGCAATTCGGCCCGCTGGTGGTGGACAACGCCCTGCGTGAAGCCTGGTTGCACGACGGTGGCATTGAACTGACCAGCGCCGAATTCGACCTGCTGTGGCTGCTGGTGGCGAATGCCGGCCGGATCCTGTCCCGGGAAGAAATCTTCACTGCCTTGCGCGGTATTGGCTACGACGGCCAGGACCGCTCCATCGACGTGCGCATCTCGCGGATCCGCCCGAAAATCGGCGACGACCCGATCCACCCGCGCCTGATCAAGACCATTCGCAGCAAAGGCTACCTGTTCGTCCCCGAAGCCGCTGCTGAACTTACGCCGTGA
- a CDS encoding response regulator transcription factor yields MKLLVVEDEALLRHHLLTRLTDSGHVVEAVANAEEALYQTGQFNHDLAIIDLGLPGMGGLDLIRQLRAQAKTFPILILTARGNWQDKVEGLAAGADDYVVKPFQFEELEARMNALLRRSSGFTQSTIVAGPLLLDLNRKQASLDEQPLALTAYEYRILEYLMRHHQQVVAKDRLMEQLYPDDDERDPNVIEVLVGRLRRKLEGPAGFKPIDTVRGLGYLFNERCR; encoded by the coding sequence ATGAAATTGCTGGTTGTCGAAGATGAGGCGTTGCTGCGTCATCACCTGTTGACCCGCCTCACCGACAGCGGTCACGTGGTCGAGGCCGTCGCCAACGCCGAAGAGGCGCTGTACCAGACCGGGCAATTCAACCACGACCTGGCGATCATCGACCTGGGCCTGCCCGGTATGGGCGGCCTGGACCTGATCCGCCAACTGCGCGCCCAGGCCAAAACGTTCCCGATCCTGATCCTGACCGCTCGCGGCAACTGGCAGGACAAGGTCGAAGGCCTGGCTGCGGGTGCCGACGACTATGTGGTCAAGCCGTTCCAGTTCGAAGAGCTGGAAGCGCGGATGAACGCACTGCTGCGCCGCTCCAGCGGTTTCACCCAGTCGACCATCGTCGCCGGGCCCTTGCTGCTGGACCTCAATCGCAAGCAGGCGTCCCTCGACGAACAGCCGCTGGCGCTGACCGCCTACGAATACCGCATCCTCGAATATCTCATGCGTCACCATCAACAGGTGGTTGCCAAGGACCGCCTGATGGAACAGCTCTACCCCGATGACGACGAGCGCGATCCGAACGTCATCGAAGTGCTGGTAGGCCGCCTGCGCCGCAAGCTGGAAGGCCCGGCGGGGTTCAAGCCGATCGACACCGTGCGCGGTCTGGGCTACCTGTTTAATGAGCGCTGCCGTTGA
- a CDS encoding Yip1 family protein, with translation MIHHVVGLFTHPDQEWREIRGDKEESIGHMYLTHTLILAAIPAVSAFIGTTQVGWVIGSRAPVMLTVESALWMTVMSYAAMLGGVAVMGAFIHWMARTYDANPSMARCVAFATYTATPLFVGGLAALYPHMWLGMVVGTAAICYTVYLLYVGLPTFMNIHPDEGFLFSSSVLAVGLVVLVAIMAFTVIVWGLGVGPIYTN, from the coding sequence ATGATCCATCACGTCGTGGGACTTTTCACCCACCCCGATCAGGAATGGCGGGAAATTCGTGGCGATAAAGAAGAAAGCATCGGCCACATGTACCTCACCCACACGCTGATTCTCGCGGCGATCCCCGCTGTATCAGCGTTTATCGGTACCACTCAGGTCGGTTGGGTCATCGGCAGCCGCGCGCCGGTGATGCTGACGGTGGAAAGTGCGTTGTGGATGACCGTCATGTCCTACGCGGCGATGCTCGGCGGCGTGGCGGTGATGGGCGCTTTCATCCACTGGATGGCGCGCACCTATGACGCCAACCCCAGCATGGCGCGCTGCGTGGCGTTTGCCACCTATACCGCGACACCGCTGTTTGTCGGCGGGCTGGCGGCACTGTACCCGCACATGTGGCTGGGGATGGTCGTTGGCACGGCCGCCATTTGCTACACGGTGTACCTGCTGTACGTAGGATTGCCGACCTTCATGAACATCCACCCGGACGAGGGCTTCCTGTTTTCGAGCTCGGTACTGGCGGTAGGCCTGGTGGTACTGGTGGCGATCATGGCCTTCACCGTGATTGTCTGGGGGCTGGGCGTAGGCCCGATCTACACCAACTGA
- a CDS encoding AraC family transcriptional regulator: MRERTIASHYARAALGGARRAGYDYSGLLQQVGITPELLSEPRARIAPEQFTRLLQMLWLALDDEYLGFAEGPSKRGTFAMMCHALIHCRTLEKALERGLLFYSLFPQGPRWRLTREGEMARLSLDDSQLWDPDHFLSECLLVIWHRLGSWLIGQRIRLDQATFSYPMPPHAGEYDLLFPCPQVFAAPTSSLVFPSRYLSLPLLQDERTLKHFLERSPADLLSRPDEGDSLSSQLRRLLSRDRTPWPDLEAVAQHLHISPQTLRRHLREEGTSFQALKDELRRDIAIYHLGRADLSLQEIAEQLGFSEPSAFHRAFKKWTGLTPGAYRAQES; the protein is encoded by the coding sequence ATGCGTGAACGTACCATCGCCAGTCATTACGCCCGGGCCGCTCTAGGCGGTGCTCGTCGAGCCGGCTACGACTATTCGGGCCTGCTGCAGCAAGTGGGCATTACCCCGGAACTGCTGAGCGAACCCCGCGCCCGCATCGCCCCGGAGCAATTCACCCGGCTGTTGCAAATGCTGTGGCTGGCGCTGGATGACGAATACCTGGGTTTCGCCGAAGGCCCGAGCAAGCGCGGCACCTTCGCCATGATGTGCCACGCGCTGATTCACTGCCGCACCCTCGAGAAGGCTCTGGAACGCGGCTTATTATTTTATAGCCTATTCCCGCAGGGTCCGCGCTGGCGCCTGACCCGTGAAGGGGAAATGGCCCGCTTGAGCCTGGACGACTCGCAGCTGTGGGACCCGGATCACTTCCTCAGCGAATGCCTGCTGGTAATCTGGCATCGCCTCGGCAGTTGGCTGATTGGCCAGCGCATCCGCCTGGATCAGGCCACCTTCAGCTACCCGATGCCGCCCCACGCCGGTGAGTACGACTTGCTGTTCCCCTGCCCACAGGTGTTCGCCGCGCCCACCAGCAGCCTGGTATTTCCCAGTCGCTACCTGAGCCTGCCGCTGCTGCAGGACGAACGCACCCTCAAGCACTTCCTTGAACGCTCACCGGCCGACCTGCTGTCACGGCCGGATGAAGGCGACAGCCTGAGCAGCCAATTGCGCCGCTTATTGAGCCGCGACCGCACGCCGTGGCCCGACCTGGAAGCCGTCGCCCAGCACCTGCATATCAGCCCGCAGACCCTGCGTCGGCATTTGCGGGAGGAAGGCACCAGCTTTCAGGCGCTCAAGGATGAATTACGCCGGGACATTGCGATTTACCATTTGGGGCGGGCGGATTTGTCGTTGCAGGAGATCGCCGAGCAGCTGGGGTTTTCCGAGCCGTCGGCGTTTCATCGGGCGTTCAAGAAATGGACCGGGCTGACGCCGGGGGCCTACAGAGCACAAGAGAGTTAG
- a CDS encoding CaiB/BaiF CoA transferase family protein, whose translation MSGPLASLKVLDFSTLLPGPFASLLLADMGAEVLRIESPTRMDLLRVLPPHDQGVSASHAYLNRNKRSLALDLKQAEAVEIVRQLVADHDIVLEQFRPGVMERLGLGYEALKAINPKLIYVSITGYGQTGPYKDRAGHDINYLALAGVASYTGRQDSGPLPLGVQLADVGGGSLHAVIGLLAAVIARQQSGVGQYLDVSMTDCAFSLNAMAGAGYLACGVEPAWENQVLNGGSFYDYYRSREGRWLSVGSLEPGFMQQLCTALGCPELAAQGLSPKPEQQKALKLALQVEFEKRSFDELCELFAELDACVEPVLNLSEAVEHPQLKARELVSQVPRGDGSSQAQIACPLKFSEGLPAARHIGAAVGAHTDEVLVELGFSAQQIDDLRRAKVIQ comes from the coding sequence ATGTCAGGTCCCTTGGCGTCCCTCAAAGTATTGGATTTCTCCACCTTGCTGCCGGGGCCGTTCGCCTCGTTGCTGCTGGCCGACATGGGCGCCGAGGTGTTGCGCATCGAATCCCCCACGCGCATGGACCTGCTGCGGGTATTGCCGCCCCATGACCAGGGCGTGTCGGCCAGCCATGCCTACCTCAACCGCAACAAGCGTAGCCTGGCCCTGGACCTCAAGCAGGCCGAGGCGGTGGAGATCGTGCGGCAATTGGTGGCGGACCATGACATCGTCCTCGAGCAGTTCCGCCCCGGAGTGATGGAGCGCCTGGGCCTGGGTTACGAGGCGTTGAAGGCGATCAACCCGAAGCTGATCTACGTCTCCATCACCGGCTACGGCCAGACCGGCCCCTACAAGGACCGCGCCGGTCATGACATCAACTACCTGGCCCTGGCGGGTGTCGCCAGTTACACCGGGCGCCAGGACAGTGGGCCATTGCCCCTGGGCGTGCAGTTGGCGGATGTGGGCGGAGGTTCGTTGCATGCGGTGATCGGCTTGCTGGCGGCGGTGATTGCCCGGCAGCAGAGCGGGGTGGGGCAATACCTGGACGTGAGCATGACCGACTGCGCCTTCAGCCTGAATGCCATGGCCGGCGCGGGTTACCTGGCGTGCGGCGTGGAGCCGGCGTGGGAGAACCAGGTGCTCAATGGCGGCAGCTTCTATGACTATTACCGCTCGCGGGAAGGGCGGTGGTTGTCGGTGGGCAGCCTGGAGCCGGGCTTTATGCAGCAGCTGTGTACGGCCCTTGGGTGCCCCGAGTTGGCGGCGCAGGGCTTGTCGCCCAAACCCGAGCAGCAGAAAGCCCTCAAGCTGGCGCTGCAGGTCGAGTTCGAGAAACGCAGCTTTGATGAGCTGTGTGAGCTGTTTGCCGAGCTTGATGCGTGTGTCGAGCCGGTGCTGAATCTGAGCGAGGCCGTTGAGCACCCGCAGTTGAAAGCCCGGGAGCTGGTCAGCCAGGTGCCGCGGGGCGATGGTTCCAGCCAGGCGCAAATCGCCTGCCCGCTGAAGTTTTCCGAGGGCTTGCCGGCGGCCAGGCATATAGGCGCGGCGGTGGGCGCTCACACGGATGAGGTGTTGGTGGAGTTGGGCTTCAGTGCTCAGCAGATAGATGATTTGCGGCGTGCCAAGGTGATTCAGTAG
- a CDS encoding ATP-binding protein produces MIRSLRVRLMLAATTLAVLFMLALLPAMQGAFSLALQDSIEQRLASDVTTLISAARVENNRLLMPAQLPDERFNLTDSRLLGYIYDREGHLVWRSRATQEENINYKPRYDGRGNEFARIREANGQEFFVYDVEVKLLGGKSAAFSIVALQPVREYQLTLEGLRENLYLGFGAALLVLLTLLWLGLTWGLQALRRLSQELDEIEGGTRESLSEQHPRELLRLTGSLNRLLHSEREQRTRYRDSLDDLAHSLKTPLAVLQGVSEDMAQRPEDRDQAWVLQSQIERMSQQISYQLQRASLRKSGLVRHQVRLEPVLQSLCDTLDKVYRDKGVKVAFELPEECDVPIEKGALLELLGNLLENAYRLCLSEVRITLQESLEGTELCIEDDGPGVPPDQRARILQRGERLDRQHPGQGIGLAVVKDIIESYGARLTLGDSPLGGAAFKIHFPAV; encoded by the coding sequence TTGATTCGCTCGTTACGTGTGCGTTTGATGCTCGCGGCCACCACTCTGGCCGTGCTGTTTATGCTGGCCTTGTTGCCCGCCATGCAGGGCGCCTTCAGCCTGGCTCTGCAGGACTCCATCGAGCAGCGCCTGGCGTCGGATGTCACCACGCTGATTTCGGCGGCCCGGGTTGAAAACAATCGCCTGTTGATGCCTGCGCAGTTGCCGGATGAGCGCTTCAACCTCACCGACAGCCGTTTGCTGGGCTACATCTATGACCGCGAAGGCCATCTGGTCTGGCGTTCGCGCGCGACCCAGGAAGAGAACATCAACTACAAACCGCGCTATGACGGGCGCGGCAACGAGTTTGCGCGGATCCGCGAGGCCAACGGCCAGGAATTTTTTGTCTACGACGTCGAGGTCAAGCTGCTGGGCGGCAAGAGTGCGGCGTTCAGTATCGTCGCCCTGCAACCGGTGCGCGAATACCAACTGACCCTCGAAGGCCTGCGGGAAAACCTCTACCTAGGCTTCGGCGCCGCCTTGCTGGTGCTGCTGACCCTGTTGTGGCTGGGCCTGACCTGGGGCCTGCAAGCGCTGCGGCGGCTGAGCCAGGAACTGGATGAAATCGAAGGCGGCACCCGGGAAAGTCTCAGTGAACAACATCCTCGCGAACTTTTGCGTCTGACCGGCTCCCTCAACCGTCTGCTCCACAGTGAGCGTGAGCAACGCACCCGTTACCGCGACTCCCTGGATGACCTGGCCCACAGCCTGAAAACCCCGCTGGCGGTGCTGCAAGGCGTGAGCGAAGACATGGCCCAGCGCCCCGAAGATCGCGACCAGGCCTGGGTGCTGCAATCGCAGATCGAGCGCATGAGCCAGCAGATCAGCTACCAATTGCAGCGCGCCAGCCTGCGTAAAAGCGGCCTGGTGCGTCACCAGGTGCGGCTGGAACCGGTGCTGCAAAGCCTGTGCGACACGCTGGACAAGGTTTACCGCGATAAGGGTGTGAAGGTCGCCTTTGAACTGCCGGAAGAATGCGACGTGCCCATTGAGAAGGGGGCCTTGCTGGAGCTGCTCGGCAACCTGCTGGAAAACGCCTATCGCCTGTGCCTGAGCGAAGTGCGCATCACCTTGCAGGAAAGCCTGGAAGGCACCGAACTGTGCATTGAAGACGACGGCCCCGGCGTGCCACCGGACCAGCGTGCGCGCATCCTGCAACGGGGCGAACGCCTGGACCGCCAGCATCCGGGGCAGGGCATTGGCCTGGCGGTGGTCAAGGACATCATTGAAAGCTACGGCGCACGGTTGACCCTTGGGGATTCACCGCTGGGTGGCGCGGCGTTCAAGATCCACTTTCCGGCCGTGTGA